The sequence GGCAAACCATGGACGGGGGGACAGGGGGACGGGGTGGACAAACGAGACAAATGGGACGGCATGAACGGTATGGAGGCATGGACCGGGAAGAAAAAGCAACCGTCTTTTGGGTTTATTGTGGCCCATTCTGGTTTGTGTCCGGTGTCCCGTCCGATGGGGCGCCGGATTCCGGTCCCGGCAGGGTCGCGGTGCCGGGCAGGGGCTGCCCGTCGGGTCCGATGGCGCCGACAACCACCCGCGCAAGGGGCTTGTCCGCGGCGGGCGGGTCATAGTTCACCATCTGATACCCGCCGGGCTCCCATTCGTGCAGGGGCGGCGTCGGGCTGAAGCGCCATTGGCCAAGGTCGCCGCCGTCGGCGTCCCGCCCGCCGAGTGCCAGGGTCCACCCCCGGCCCGCCGGGGCGTTGACCTTGAACACCAGGTACAGGCGGTGTCCGCCCGCAGGGCGCGGGACCCATGCATGGGCGGAGAGGGCCAGGGACCCGGCCACCGCCGGGGCGTTCTGGTCCGCCTCCGCCAGCAGGCGTGTCAGCCGCTCGACGGCGGCGCTTTGCAGGGCGTCCGTGGAAAACGCGCCCGGCGCGTTCAGCGCCTGGAAGAGTTCCACAATGCCCAGGGCCTCCACCTCCTCCGGGCTGGCGGGCGCGGGGGCCGCTTCGGGAATCCGGGCGAAGACGTAAAAATGACATGCCGGGATGGTGGCCCGGCGGGGTTCCCAGATGTGGTCCAGTGCGCGGAAACCGCGCTGTGCCAGCCATCCGATCCAGATGCCCGCCTCAGGCTTGCGCGCGGATTCCATGGCGAACACGACATAGTCCAAGTCTTCCAGGAACGGCTCGAGTTCCATCACCGTGTTCCGGTGCGCGGCAAGGCTGATGCGGCTGTCCACCCGCGCGTCCTCGGGCAGGTCCCGGCGGCGGTAGGGGTTGGGCTCGGGCCAGAAATGCCGGTCCTGAAACCCGAAGCCGCGCAGGTTCACCACGGCGTAGGGCGCGTACTGGCCGGGGGCGCGCCGGCGCTTTTTCTCCTCGCGGAGCATGGCGAGGAAGATGCGGTCCTGGTAGCTGTCGCGGACGGGCGCGCCCAGCCAGGAATAGGCAAACCCCATCGTAAGCCGGTCCTTGCACAGGTACAGCCCGTGCTCGTCATACCCCGCCATCGAGCGCGGGTCGGGCCGCCACGGCAGGCGGCACTCCGCGAGCGCGGGGCGCGGCACGACGGTCAGCATGAACCATGGCGCGAACAGAACGGCGAAGTAGAGGGTCAGGAGCGGGCCCCGCACCCATCTTGGCAGCAGCAGCAGGGGCAGCACGGAAAGC comes from Candidatus Hydrogenedentota bacterium and encodes:
- a CDS encoding glycosyltransferase family 39 protein, with the translated sequence MTDPAQPQPQRKRPLAAWCLLALVLVFHTAANLWWLGADNHVHWLDEQVHLEKARAVHEALFLQEGGPVSRLKTAFLIPPGNPAHPPLLYFAGALAMGLSGYGTDNMTAVNTLFFLLLLLGVYFLVRGFLSPSEAATAVAAVSLMPGLAVSSRYFMTDYPAACLVVWAVLALVRSGHYQKTRWVLAFAVFNALALLTRTVTPVYYLAPLLWVAGAGAWKSLRGGYGSSGRFALHLLLTAAVALVIAGPWYAVHRDAFLGYWVGHRASDMPPFAFVEPAAPAPANQEAAPAPMAAPGPEKAPAQAAAPKVQPRTGLAARLLQPRVPWSRYPVFVINNGMFLLPFLLSLAGMALAVTVPRFRRGSAGMLLVWVLGCWLLFTLLFRFGTPRYAVPVLAPLGVLSVLPLLLLPRWVRGPLLTLYFAVLFAPWFMLTVVPRPALAECRLPWRPDPRSMAGYDEHGLYLCKDRLTMGFAYSWLGAPVRDSYQDRIFLAMLREEKKRRRAPGQYAPYAVVNLRGFGFQDRHFWPEPNPYRRRDLPEDARVDSRISLAAHRNTVMELEPFLEDLDYVVFAMESARKPEAGIWIGWLAQRGFRALDHIWEPRRATIPACHFYVFARIPEAAPAPASPEEVEALGIVELFQALNAPGAFSTDALQSAAVERLTRLLAEADQNAPAVAGSLALSAHAWVPRPAGGHRLYLVFKVNAPAGRGWTLALGGRDADGGDLGQWRFSPTPPLHEWEPGGYQMVNYDPPAADKPLARVVVGAIGPDGQPLPGTATLPGPESGAPSDGTPDTNQNGPQ